The following nucleotide sequence is from Capra hircus breed San Clemente chromosome 4, ASM170441v1, whole genome shotgun sequence.
aagagaaaatactCTAATTTGTAAGGTTTTTATGGCTTCTATTTCTATTAGGTACTCAAAGAGCACTTTAACAAACTCCTCAAATACATCTAATGGTACTTACAGATGGATCTGACTGAAATAAATATGGCCGTCCCTCATTCCAACCACAGATAAGTAAAGAAACTCCAAATGGGCGAACACCACTgaacaaagagaaatgaaaattaatcgGCACCTTCATGGTGTTAAAGTCAACTTAATGTAAGAAGTTATTAATACTCGCAAGTAAAGAGAGTTATCAGGTAACCTAATTAGACTTCTAAGGTCCTTAAAAAGCATTTAACACCTTTCTAAACAAATCaattcaaaatgaattttctttatGGTACTGAGGAACAACAGTCAAATCATTTTGGTAAATAGACTGATACAAATATTGGGGTTAATAAATGTGGGTAACACTTCACGTCCTAATAAAATCGCAGATTTCAGCAAATGCAGCTTTTCCACTGGTTTTACATTTCAGTAATTACCTCATCATTTTCACAACCAAACTCAAGAACGCtggaattaaaatgaatacagatGTGTCAGTTACTACTTTCATCAAGTGCTTACAATCATTTCCAGCTAGAAGATAAATCTGGAAGCAGCAATGACTGCCAGCccataaagaaatgttttaatcACTGTCAAAAGGACTTTATCTAGAAGCTGCTTTCTGCTGTTACATGAACAGCAAGAAAACATTTCCgctttctctttaagaaaatatttcaggTCCAGTTAAGATCAGAACTATTCATTCATAGTGGTTTTCTTCACTGATTAAGGAAATACAGGAATACtaagtcctcttttttttttttttcctgaaatatgtCTACTTTTACAAAggtaagatgattttttttcccctaattcaTGAcacatttcaaataataaaatcagCTTACCCTGACTGGGTGTATTCCTGCATCACAGAAGCTACTCTCTGGACCAGCTGAGCTGTGGGAATGGGTTCTTGGTAAACAAGATAGTACTGTTGAGCTAGTTTTCGAGCTCTGTGCACAAGTACCCTGAAAACGGAAAAGAAATAAGACAATTAAAATCCAGATGCTTTACATCCTCAAGACTCATTCACCTTCTACAGGCATACAACTATAGCCCAAGTTTGACGTGCATCTCTTTAATAGTAGCTCTCAGCTGTAAACCAGTCTTGTTCTTACATCCAATTACAGTTAACTTACAAGAAAATATCACAGCGTCGCTAAACTACAGGAAATGGACGAGAAtaagacaaaaggaaaactaTGGACTAGAGGTATTAATCAGTTTAACAGAGACAGCTTTAGCGCACAGGAGAGCTTTATCTCTTGTCACAGCATCTTCAAGAGTATGCCCCCCTTACCCCAAGAGAAGCTCCCTTAGCATTTGATATCTCACTCCAGGCAATACACTAATATGCACACACATGAACCCACATACACGTGTTAAGGCATCTCACTTTGCCTCAATCGTGTCCACAGACTGAACTTCAAAGAGTACCATGAAACTATTTATAAcgtaaaaaatgtaaaacttgtCAAAAGTGTAACGATTAAGCATACTGGCAAGACAAGCAAGATTTACCTCTCCCTGCTCAGGTGCTACTGATCTGAGCTCCACATCACCCCTGTGAGCAAGCATCCTGCCGTGTCTGTTGACACTGTGAGTGGTGTTGCACCGCAGCCTCCCTCCCTGCAGTGGCAACAGGTCCACTGCAGTGAAGCCCGAGCACAGAGCTGCTGCCAACTCACGAAAGTGAAATTCTGGCTCTACCTATCTGTTCCACAAAATCAGTAACGAAGTAACGATAATCCTTTCAATCGTTAAATGACAAACATAGAAAACTGTCAATCTCTTTAAAACTTGCTGGTACCCTGATGGAACCAGATTACTCTCTTCCTGTGAATATTAAAGAAGAGACTACATAAACGTCTGGATCCTAACTGGCTGTCATACTCTACAACTTCCAGTGGCCTTTTTGAGAATTCTGTCCTTTcactaaaaacagaaataaatacaatgagGTTAACTCTGGATAGTATGCTTTCTTTTGCTGTCtggtaaacttttttaaaataaagtttattataacatgtattgctgaggccttggatggcagaagagaagagagatgaCAGGGCTAAGTACTGTATCCATCTCCTCTTTTAACAAGTGAGGAGCACTAAGCTCTCCTTCAAGTAACCCCCAGTCTGCCTCATACTGGCAAATAACTAACTTCAGCTGCTGCTGTTCAACGGAGCAAAAAACAAGCAGGTAGGCGATTAAAGGAAAACAtctcttgttttttcttcccAAAGTATCGAAAACAAGGAATTCACGTGATGGTGATACAAGGTACCTGTAATCTGGGCCCATGCCACTATACACCAAACCTATATGCTTGGTGATTGGTTCCACTTTGTGGACACTTCGCTCATCATACAGAATGGACTTCTGTTTCTTCTCAGTTGCCAAGACCACGCCAtttgcagcttaaaaaaaaagaaaagagacttgAATGTTTAATCATTTAAACACTCTGTTTTAATAGTTTTCTAGTTATAGAAGCATTTCTGCCAAactcctttattttcttatttataaaacctTTTCTTCTGACTTTCCATATTAGAATCACCAAAGGAATGGTAACTCAGCTTTCCCTCAATGGTCATCTGTATTGCACAAGAAATCCCTGAATTAAAGGTATTATGCAACTTTTCCTAAAGTATTCTAGGACACCCTAGGGTacataagttttaaaattatggaaTTCTGCCTACTTGGCGTACTGTTCTTGTAATTTGAAACTTAAAAACCAATGATACATTTTTATAAGGTATCCTTAAATTTTACAATTAACCTTTtctaagttaaaaaatttaatcaTCTTCGGTTTATTACTTCTTTAAACATCAAAATACTGTAGATTAACAAAAAGAACTGTTAAAAATTATGCTGCCAcaactatttatttttacattaatgCCCTATTAATCCCCAAAGAGCATTACAACTAATAATAGGAATCTGAAGTGACCAAAGCATTTAATTACCTTTAATTCCCACTGAAGGAGCTCCTCCAGCTACAGCAGCCAAAGCATATTCTATCTGGACAAGCTTACCAGACGGgcttaaaaagaaacagatattgCTAAATTTTAcattctcaaatatttattataggAGCATCTCTGAGAAAAGGGCAGGAAAATAGGCCAAATCCACTAATCAAGCATCAAGGAATAGATGGGCTTTGAAAATTTATCAGAAGTCACATAGAAACCAAATTTATTAGGTGATTTGAACATATACATAATGAAACACCAATCTCTTTCCTTTGGTTATTTTTCTTGTCTGCCATTTAaagcatcattattattttttcctttcaccaTTCACcaacagttttctcatctgcaaaatggggataatagtgtTACCTAGTTCaaaggttgttgtgaagattaaatgaaatgacgCCTTTTGTTCCTGGCACAAAATCAGCACTAAGTAAACACCAAATAGTAATGTTATGCTGTGAGCTGGTTATACTTAACATATCTGGTTCCACTGAGTTTGACAGTCAAATACTAGGTCCAAACTGGCTTTTTAGGTCATATATAATTTCAGTCTAGTTGTTGAGTGTTAGAACAAATACCATAAACATCACCAACCTTTCTATTTGATTGATAAAGTCtttgaatgaaaataatttatcctAAGTGAGACACAAGCTAGGTCCACATACCCAGTCTATAATCTTCAGTTTCAGAAGGTCATTTGTTTCATCTTCATAAAACTAGAGATACTGTCACTCAAGTCTCAACTCATACCATGCCATCGCGCTCCAGAGACACAACTACCCTTAGAATTCAAAACCCCTCTGACAAGACAATTCCTGTTTGCAATGCACTTCACCACTGTCTGGTGAACTCCTTCCAAGTCATTCTCCACACCTTAATAGAAGTGTCATTTTCTCAAGAAAAGCTGCCCTGACCACCCAGACTGAATCCCACACACTGATACCTAAGTGTCTCATGCTTCCTCCTTGGCCCAGAGTCAAcacatttgaattattttgtaATATTCACAAAGTATAAGCTCTGTTCAATCAATACACCAACACATAACTGATGATCAGGTTCATTTGACTGACAGACATACATCCACACCTATTTAAGGAATAAACCTAGGGGTAGCAGTCTAAAGACTGTTAAATGACAAAATTAGCTGATTTGGGCAGTGCAGTTCCAAAGCACCAAGATCTCTATCAGGGATAACTGAAAAAAATAGCCCTCCAGcaagttttcttattttccacTCTTACTTCCATTCCCTGATCCGGAGTTACTTTTATATCATAACATCTTCCACTTAAATCCTTTAATCTTTTTATTCATTCACAATCAAAGCTCCTTACTCTGGCCTACAGGGCCCTGCAAGACTGGTCCAGACCCAGGATAACTCCCTGCTCACTATACTCTAGCACACTGGCCTTCTATCAATTCAGTCTTTCTCAACTTCAGCACTTTCAAACATGCTTTTCCCTGTCTGCAACTCTCCATACCCCTAAATCTTCAAATAGTTGGCTCCCTTTCATCTTCCAGTCCCCTCAAACAGCCCCCAAGCATTggtctttcctgaccacccaaTCTAAAGTTACAGTCCTTCTTTCGCCCTctcttaataaaaattcctgaggAAGGGAAAAACATTCCTCAGAGTGTATGAGTAGGCACCCATTTGTTTACCCACTGATTgtcaatgaagtgaaagtcactcagtcctgtctgactctgcaaccccatagactatacattccatggaattctccaggccagaatactggagtaagtagcctttcccttctccaggggatcttcccaacccaaccaggtctcctgcattgcaggcagattctttaccagctgaaccacaagggaaacccaagaatactggagtgggtaacctaccccttctccagcagatcctcctgaccaaggaattgaacaggggtctcctgcattgcaggaggattctttaccagctgagctaagagGGAAGCCCACTGGTTGTCAATATCCCCAACTAAATGTTATCCTCAAGAACACCTTTTCATCCTATACTATAGTCTCTTACCACGTCTACCATTAATAATTCTGATTACAACAGGacagaaacaatttttaaaatccaaaacaGAATTGCaccatcatattaaaaaaaaaaaaacaagagtgtGTTTAAACAAGGAAATTTATTATAGAAAGATTCAGTCCCTGATAACATATGGTTGTTTCATGTTTCAGCTGGGATTAGGATAACACTTTCTTAAAGATAAAGGTCCAGGTTTTGTCTCTGAATAGGAACAGTAGCGACCTGTCAAACTTCGT
It contains:
- the PSMA2 gene encoding proteasome subunit alpha type-2, giving the protein MAERGYSFSLTTFSPSGKLVQIEYALAAVAGGAPSVGIKAANGVVLATEKKQKSILYDERSVHKVEPITKHIGLVYSGMGPDYRVLVHRARKLAQQYYLVYQEPIPTAQLVQRVASVMQEYTQSGGVRPFGVSLLICGWNEGRPYLFQSDPSGAYFAWKATAMGKNYVNGKTFLEKRYNEDLELEDAIHTAILTLKESFEGQMTEDNIEVGICNEAGFRRLTPTEVKDYLAAIA